In Notolabrus celidotus isolate fNotCel1 chromosome 5, fNotCel1.pri, whole genome shotgun sequence, the genomic window AAGATCTCTCAGGCATAGAACCAAATCAGGAAACTACAATCAAACCCCTCACTCACATCTGTTAGCTGGGTGGAAGCAGGGTCGTATgatgaagtttgtttttaagtaagatctTCAAAACATGAGCGAGTTATTTCCTGTTCTTTTTCAAATATACCCTCTGGAGTATCCATCCGAGTGGGAGGATCAACAGTgactaattaaaataaaacaatgagtaACAGGGCTTTAATGTCAAAAGGGTGAAATCTAACTATGTCATCTTATTCATATTCTTAAATGCAGCAGCCTGACTCCTCACTCCTGTTTCAGCTTCCCTTCATTTGCTCCCGATACATTTTagaatttaagattttattgttgaCTTTAAAGACGCTCTGGACTTGCACCCCAATACATTTCTGATCCCCTCTCCTCATATGTGCCCGGTCGTACCCTGAGGTCCTCAGCCGAGGATCTGCTCACTGTCCCACAGTCGGGGCTGAGGACcaaaggtgaccgggccttcTCTGTCAGAGCTCTGACCCTCTGGAACAACAGCTTTCTGCTTTATCTtcctttaaatctcttttaaaaacacatttttatctctGTGATTTTACAGGAGATATCACCTGAGCGTGTTTTAATCTCCATGAGGTTTTTCTTGTTAAatcaaatttaattaaataaataaaatgtgtttttattcattttcaggCAGGATCAAGGGcagctttttgttcttttttttattattttatattttatattttatatctccaatcttttaattattattcttttatcttttgttgtttttaatcttccaatattattttattttatctttttgcgGTCTAAacctttttatcttcctttccGTCATTTCTTTTTACTGTCACCTCCTTTTTCTCTTAAACTTTTAGTCactgtcttcctcacatttctcttttattgcctctcttctctcttatttataaagcactttgtaactctgtttttagaagtgctttataaataaagattattattactGGCTGACCTGATGTGTGAACGTCTAAATCCAGCCAGAACTTTACCCTGCTTCCTACACCCTGAAATATAAAAGGTAAATTACGTGATAATTATAAATAACAGCAGTACCATATACAGTCTGAACCACTCACTGTGTTATAAATACTATAAGGTGTTCATTTTCTTTCCATGGTGGTGTGGATTCAGTGGGAAGCTGCTGTTTCTGAGATGTGTAACATACAAATGAAGATGTTCTTGATATAAGATCATGAGAGAAAGACATATGGAGCAGTGATCTAACCCCTGCAAGACAGTAGATGGCAGAAAAGTCCACAATCAACGACTCAATGAACTCCAGAGAAACAGTTCTGTTGTgcctgagattttttttatgcatgaacaaagtgaaacaaacacaataaagtTTAAATGACAAGTACATCCCCGTCACTCCATCATCAGGGTTCACTTTGTGTTGATAACAAAGCTTTTACTAACAAGAGCATCGCAGCTTTTCATCTCAATCTTTCATGAGACAAAGAAAATATTTCCCTTCAAACTATCAGAAAAATAATGGATGATTTTCTTACCTCAAGAATTCATAAAGGGTTAAATACGAGCGCtggttgttatttatttaaacaccaTCATCATGAGATTGTTGGTTAACCATGTACTACTTAACACATCTCAGCAGGATCACTGAAATATGGAAGCAGATTGTCGTgcttttaataatgttttttaatcataGTGAAATAatttactgcattaaatacacaTGACGGATTTACAGTAATGATGGTTTTCTACAGTCATCAAGACAACTTCAAGAGGGAACGACCGGACAGGCTGATGACAAAGCATGGCCATTCGTGTCCTCCATATGTAACGATGTTCATGGTGATAAATaataagacaaataaaataCTGTGAGTGTGAGAAAGATGCCTGAGTAGCAGGAATGTCAGGTCAGTGAGTGTTGTCTTCTGTCAgtaagaggagcagagagatgaagatTGTTTTATGCATATAAAGTGAATcctaagggcctgtgtccattaacacCTCCATTGTCTGTATGAAACCAATGCAGTTTAGCAGTGGTCATCCTAATCACATAAACACCATCAGTGTGAGCAGTACTTTGTCAGAGCCTCTTGGTGGACAAGCGTTTGGAACACCATCAAGCTCGTCAACCAATCAAAAGCAAGAAGTGGGCGGGGCTTGGAGGAGGTACTAACCACGCCTGTTTGTTCGAGATACAATTTCCAGCACTGGGTTGCATCAGCTTTGCTTAAGTCCAAATGTAGCCTAGCTTGAACGGAATCTCTAATTCAGGATGGAGTTTACCCTCTGCTAACATTTAgggtgttgcaccagctgagatggTTCCAACGTTAGCATAAGTTACGTCTTAAATTTTAGACCTACTGTACCTCTGAGTCGGTGTAAGGTGGGAtcatttgaaggatgaggaTAAGCCAGCTGTGATGTATCCACAACAGGCTCTCCGTGTTAGattacatgaataataaaagtatgATGACTCTGagctagggatgaccacaattaatcgattatcgattaattgattgttaagaaattactcgaaacacacatttttgttatcaattttccgtcacgtggaacaaacatcatgtggtctcataatacactcagctatcagggaggtgttttaagtttaaagcatgtttcgatgtgaatcagttgttaaaggtgttgcgcacagcggagacgctcagctggcggctgcggctgcgcgtcaggtctccacgtgcgctttttaaaagaggatcaatacaaaactgctgccaacaacaacacggacacgaagAGTGACAACTTCAAACAGGACATTTAAActtttggatacgaaggcaacagacaggtgggaaattcaggtacgctatgtttgcagaccagcaacatcagagccgtctgagcttttctgccgctggactgattatgacccggttgcgctcccggctgacacctgaccgaatacacatgtttatttttctcaataagaacgagtagacagaaaactggacactgtgagtctgaagtacttttctgttagtagtctcagccttcactttataagattatgtccgcagagaatattttaatgagcctgatcgttgatattctgcgtgtcaaacatgtgccagtattcaatcccgtcagttatatgcattttgttgctgtagaaaatataatttagggggaaaacaacgtgtttggcattgtttttgacgtaagaataataatgtttttttttaatcaattaatcgataattgatcgttaacatttccaaaaatcgatcacggaaaatacttaaaatgtacatccctactctgATCTTAACTCGCACAGAGATAATTACCGTACATCTGCACAACAGTAGAGTACCGTACCGTTATATTAGAGTAACGTATGTTGTAGTTCACAAattcaccactagatgtcactgttgtAATTTTACACTATAGATTAATTATCCCCATATCAACATGATTTGTCATATTTGTTTACCttgatgttgctgtttgtcgATTAACGGGAGTTACGGCAGTTATGATTAGCCGTTAGCTTGTTTAGAGGCAATGAAGGTTAATGGAGATTAGTACTTAAACACCCCATCAAGAAAAAAGCTGTTCACTGATTGGCCAAACTGAGTGATAACGTCATATCTGAGACATTATTTTGATGAGTTTGGACGTTACGTCTGCTAGTTAAGATGAACGTGATgtctgtggtgaaaccaaacaatgacacatcttgtcaaatgtttttcttttattcactcgttgtttttatttgtttactgactttaaatgttttattgttttaattgcttttaatagtgtctcttttactcttttactcagctgttcctcttaaattgccTTCTAGCTCTATACGTCTCCCCCTCATGCTGTGTTTATTATTAAGGGTTTTTTATgatgcaaagcactttgtaacgtctgttttgataagtgctataTAATTAAACTTTATTGTAACTTTATTAAGTTACAAACGAACTCATTTCAATGTATGGTtcagtgaggactttacaccctaactgtggagctggtgcaacaggtaATAGaactagagctgctgctaatgctatcaCATGGTTTCTATAAATTGGTGACAGTCGTTGCGAAAGGAACACAACTTTGGTGATCTGGTAACAGGAAGTGCCAATGAGAAGGGCTGTGACACTGAGGTTGGGAGTTAAAAAAATCGgtgttaatggacacaggccctaactgatctcttaccttttactgtagaAACTTGATTTCACACATAATTCATTTAATCTAAACATTGAGAGTTCTCTATCTGGTTATTTCTGTGATACATACTCAAATAAACCATAgtagaatattttaaatatatcataTTTAGTAAAATGATGTAATTTGAGTTTAGACACTGTATTGTATGATAGttgcaaaataagaaagaaaagtctCTATTTTTTAACATATAACATCTGAACAAAATATAATCCAGTGACGCCTCCAAAGCTAAAACATGATATAGGTACTGGCCTTGAGAGTCTGCACCTGTTGAACCCTGGGTACAGCAAGacaaggaagagaaggaagactGAGGGTGATCGAAGAGTGACTGTGGAGATGAAAATGGAGGTTTGAACTAAAGACAGCGGTACACCAGCCGTGACACAAAGGAGGGAAGTGAGAAAAACACAGCATTTCTTTTGTCTGTCTGCCTTTGTGTGCTGTTTGTCGAACGCTTATTGTTCCCCATTGGTGCGTTTTGTTATCATTGCCTATTTCAGCATCTCTGCTTCAAAGAGAGGACCACTCCCCCTCTGTTCCCTTAATCCCCCCTCCGACTCACCGACCGGACCACGTACAGGACCACGGTGGGCATTGAGGTCACTTGTGTTTTTCCAACAGCCTCGtccaaaaacagcagaaaacatACCGAGGCATCTTCAGTGCGATGACTCCGGAGTGTTACTGAAATACTCCTGGAGACATGAagccataaaaataaaataaaatcgagtaaaagaataaaaaatagatataaaAAGAAGTCCAAAAAGCTGCATCCATCTGAGGTATCTGTTGTTTGCATGGTGGAGTCTCCCTCACATGAACACTGACTCCATGGCGTACAGTTTAGATCGGGTAGTTCAACACTGGAGATATGAACATCATATATGAGCCATAACTAAAGTCTatcccttcttctttttcagagcTTGTATTCCAGGTCTTTAGACTCTTCGTCCTCTGGGAAGGCAGCGGTGTTGGAGAGACAGATTTGGACTGCACGTCCACATTGTACGGATGAGGTGTTGAGGATAAATGGAGGGACGTTTAGATCAGGACAACTGCAGCCAGCTCAGGTCatctgatctgtcacaggagGAAAAGGATGTTATCACTGCACTTCAGTTTGTTACAtgatataaaaatgaatatttctCTGGTTGGTGATTAGTAGTGCTCAACTGATTGACAATGCCATCGTACAAATCATCTGGTAAAACAGGTTTAGCAAACTCCACTTAAAGTCAATCCTAGTCACCGTCTGCACTGGACTTAAGCAAGACTTTGGcgccctggaactagggactttatccttgaactacgtgtgtttcgacctgaggaaccagggtctaaatttagttcaggggtagataatcttccccctgaaaagcccctgcttggggagCAGTACTTTTCTaaagtcccgggactttcggggggcggggcctgcaatgctgaacgtgtctgattggtagattaacctgcagtgattttattccgcccgctgtccacaataacatcacacacatctgtgattcacttgatttctctttctttcattagtttttatttgttctatcttttttgtatgtgtgtgtacttttcaaaagaagaagctgtgattctcttgatttagcagcttgtaacagaagtcttctctaaacccaccGCAAATTCGTCTCTtgcggtgttacggttttaaaagtgaccctgtaaactggagaccttcagctgaacgtaacagtgtttgtggagttgttgaaacacagaaggcgttcctgggaatgcatacaagtttattttttttcctccatacgtcactggcctgatttgcacaatctacctgtgACTTCAGCcagcggttgaaacgcagacaacaatgggggcacaggaaccttttagtcttggggaaagtagttctcggggctaaaagaccccggagcTCTTGATGCACCTCAAGATTAAGACAGATCTTGATCCCACATGTGACAGATGTCTTCAACAACCTACCATTCTGATACACATGTTTGGGACCTGTCCAAAACTGAACAGTTTTTAGGAATCTATCTTTAATACGTCCCAAAAATGGAAAGAACCATTGCCACCTGTATATGGACACTGAATGAGAGAGGTCATGTACTATGTCCAACTAAAAAAGACACTATGAAGAATATCTCTGACACTTGGCaaagtgctgtgtgtgtatgtttgattTACAAACGTTACATTACTATTTCTGTCAAGAGTAAGTGATCAGTCTGACCCCAGACTTGTTGCTCTGGGTCACTGTTTGATAGTAATCAAGAAGTGAAATGAAAGATAGACTTCACATACTCAGCCTCTCTCTTCGTGATGATTTTTCCTGCCACCAGCCTCTCAGCCACTGCAGACACAGCGGGGTCGTAGTTCAGACTCGCTGCAGCTACGACCTCGTCATCTCTACAAAGAGAGACGagttcaaaacaaacatgtttggaTCAAGAGGTATATCgttgcatttttttcttcttcaaatcAGCAGCTGCTTTATGGACTTACTTGATGTACAGCGCCAGAAACTTCCTGTCCTCAAACTTTCCTTTCATGACAATCTCAGTGTATCCCTCCCCATAGCCTGCACACATAGGATACAACATGTGTCATTAATATGAACAATATTCCTCCATCTGATATCCTTCATGTGCACGTGTGGGAGCCCACCTGCATATCGGATGGTTTTACCAAGTAGGACGGTCCAGTAGAAAGGAACTGATCTGAGTTCAGTGTGTTTATCCATCATGTTCAGAGCTGCTATTCTCCCTGAGAACAAAACACATGATGTTAAATTGAAAGCGTCGTAAAACCTCCAGTAGTTAAAAGTCAGTGAAATCAACCTTAGATATAgtgactttatttatattgtacCATGTGCTTGTGCCATCTGCCAGTGTCCGATGTTGATCATTCGGTTTTTGGCCATCTTCAAGGGGAAGCTGGACAGGTCGCCCCCACAGTACACATCAGGGGCGCTGGTGTGCATGAACTGCATGAGGAGAAGATTTAGATTAAAATCACCTCTGTCCTATTAAACTGCACAAAATCCTAATTCTACCATGCTGCAGTGGTTGAAGGTTAAAGGTAGAGCTACAAgtgcatttttttcttacatttctgGGGCTCATCAGAAGACAATTAAAAGATTAGTAgaacaatcagaaaaaagatgGTTTGAGTAAtcataacttttaaaatcatcattAATTTCACACAGCAAGCTGGTGTGAcaaagtaaaaatcatcaaacaaGAGCTTCAAGATAAGAGAGGatgtaatgtgttgtgaataAAAGCACAGAATAAGATCTGAGGGCGGGTTATGAGCTGACCTTGTCGACTATCACAAAGTTTTTGGAGTCCATCTGTATTTTGCTGCCCTGCAGAAATTCTGAGTTCGGTTTGATTCCTGGTGGGAGgaaaagagggaagaggagatgaGTGGTTTGAAGCCACAGCAAGCAACAAGCTGACGTACAATGTGGATCTCAGGATagatataaaatatgaacatgaAACAGAATAATTATAATCTTCACTTCCAATGATGATCCAATAAATACTCACAAATCTGTGTAACATTTTCCAAATGTCATTATATCACTGAGTGTATAGGAGTTCACTGATAATTGAATAAGATGAACACTTGAGAGTAATGAATAGAGAGAAATTGATAAAGCTTTTTTACCTGAGCTTTTCATAAATGTGCCATCCCATAATATATCTTCATTGCACTTACCAATGCCAACAATCAAAACATCGGCTGGAATAACTTTCCCACTTTTTAGCAAAACTTCCTTCACCTAGAGGAAAAAGACGGACAACAAAGAACAGGAAGAAATTATTTTACAAGTTATCTTGCCTTCACATGTAAATCTTCTTCTCTCAAATGAGCACAGTTTGCTTTCTTACATTCTCGGGTTAAACTACCTAATAAAAAAGTCAGCTGTCTCATAGTTAGATATCAAAGAAATGGTTTTTCAGGATTCAAGATAATAAttagaatgtatttatttacttattaactgttttattatttcctttttcatttatcaTACTAATTTTCTTAATCTATCATTTTCTATTTactctgatgtgatgttgtcttcttcttaaaacctttttattgtcctttaatgcttttttatgatttattggtctactgtTTCATCACTATTCTTGTTCACATTTTGCATTGTATCTcctttttgcattgttagaattttCTACACTTCTCTCCGtctgattacattttttctgtCATTCTCCTGAAttctgccatgctttgtttATCAAAGcattttgtcaacatttttaaaggtgctatatacataaaatatatatttattattatcatcattattatcattattatcatcatcttagtatttttcattttatttgtattcatatttttttatttttgttataattaatctcataattattactattataatcaatatcattattattattattattattattattattattattattattaatatgttattattatgatttattactatattttatttctattttatcatgatagagagtttaaaatgtattttctcagTAGTGACTTTTATGGAGGACTTATAAATGAACAGCGGTTGGGTTGAACTTAACATATTCCTTGATTTGACATTAAAGGGTTTGTCATAATGTTATCTGCACATGTTAGCTGGGCACAGCCGACAAATTAATATTGTAAGTAATCAGAGGAATAACAGCATTATGTAAAGTATTTTGTCAACTCTTCATAAAATAACGTCACCCTCTTATTGAACTAATGAAAAACATCTTAGTCATGAGAAACTAACTCTCCTTCAGTCTGAATTTGGACCCATCAAACAACACAATGTGTCATTTCCCAGCGTACCTTTCCATCAgcacctctgacctctgtcacgTTATCGTTCATGTAGAACTTCACACTTTTCTCCGACAGCATCTGCAGGACCAACAGAATTTAAACTACGGGATACTGAACTTTAATAAAAGGTAATGTGAAGACACGACAcagctctctttttctctccttctcaccGACATGGTGACTTTTCCAATCTCCCTTCCCAGCGTGTTCTGGTACGGCATCTCACTGCTGCCGATCACGGTGATACTGGAGGCTTTGTCTATCAAATAAGAAGCGATTTCCATCCCTGAGAAGACAGACATGTTAGTGAAGCGAGTCTGATGCTGTTATAAAGTATTATTCAATCCAGTCTGTTTGTATTTAATGTCATATACTCTGGCAGATTTGAATCAACAGTACCGACAAATGAGGTTCCTACAAGGACAACGTTGCAGCCCAGACAGACTGCGTGGATTTGCCGAGCATCCTCTGGTGTCTCCAACATCTTGACGTTGCCAAGCTTCATCCCGGGCAGGTCCAGAGCTTTAGCTCTGAAATACAGAACAATGACCGCTTCAGTGAATTCAAAGTAAAGCTGGAGCTGTCACATCTTTCTGTCGTCTCTGTGCCTTCAGTCAaaatatccatccatctgttATCATCTGCTTATCTGGAGGCGGGTCGTGGAGGCAGTTGTCTAAGCAAGTCAACCTAGACCTTGATCCCTTTCATTTTCCCCTGCCTTTGCCCAGTTGGAGGCACATGGTACATCCACCTGGCAGGCTTCCAGGGGGCATCCgtcccagacctccacatgACACTGAAGAGAGGTGTCAGCCAAAACAGCCCAACAGTATCCAGAGCTTTCAGCCTCTCAGGGTGAATCTCATACCTGGAGCTTTTTAACGACTTCAGTGACCTCTGCCGAGGGTACAGATGAGGCTTCCAACCACCACATGATGATATCCCCAGTCTGGGTCAGCAGTTCTCCCCCACTGCTGAGAACAGCTTTACCCTTCCGAGCCACCTGATGGTTTGCCAGAACTTCCTTGAGGCAAACCAAAAGTCCTTCTCCACAGCCTCCCTGAACTCATCCCACACCCCGGTTTAGCAGGTCCTATGGTTATTGCAGGACAGGCACCAAAGGCCTTCAGCTCCAGCCTCGAACAGCCACTTCCACCATAGAGACTTTGAACGTGGTGGATTCAGATTCCATGTCCCCAACCTCTCTCAGGATGAAATCCTGAAGGTGGGAATTGAAGACAGGAGTCCCCACCAGTTCACCTGTACAACACGTTTGGGTTTACCAGGTCTGTCCTGCATCTTTACCCCTCATCTGATCTGactcaccaccaggtggtgatcagtCTACAGATCTGATCCTCTCTTCACCCGAGCATCCAAGACATCAGATCAGATGACGAGACTACAAAATCAATCATCAACCTTAGGCCTTGGGTGGCCTGGTACCTTTGCCTTCCTGTCCTCTGTCTAGCATCTCTTTACATActattctctctgttttctccctcttctctcctcttctcctttatGGAAATGGAGTTGGAGGTGGGTTAAGGGGTAGTTCAAGGAGCCTCTCTGAGGTGCTGTGGGCCTAacttaacaaaacacaggtggagggaggagcccacttgataaccccagtgatgtgttGGATCTTGCTGTCCATCTTTTTTCATGCTTGGGTGTTGAGGGAAATTAGATGCCACATGGTAGCTTATTTAACTAATTAGGAGAGCACACACCTTTGGAGTGTCAGTTTCCTACATTACAACCTCAAACAAATACTGGATTCATAAAATAATACCTGCAGCCTGTTGAGATGAGGAGCTGGTCGTAGCTCTGGACTGAACCATCCTGAAATGTGACCATCTTCTTCTCCGTGTCCACTGACATCGCCTGAAATACAAACAGAATAAATCACCATGAAGTCAACCCTACacataaaaaagtcaaatttaaaatCCACATTTATCCATACAAGACTGAAGATA contains:
- the LOC117812375 gene encoding apoptosis-inducing factor 3, with protein sequence MSRTTQLQELPDPEPQDSEEVTAMVCLESDLQDGQMLEVEVGHHSVLLTRSEGKYSAIGNQCTHYGAPLSKGFISGHTVRCPWHGACFNVHTGDLEEFPGMDCLPCHKVEIQNSKVYVSINKKTLGQEKRIKNMGGAVPGATRTILLLGGGAASLICAETLRQEKFGGRIIMATRDELLPYDKTRLSKVMNVESDSILLRRMEFFHKYDIEVWLRKEAMSVDTEKKMVTFQDGSVQSYDQLLISTGCRAKALDLPGMKLGNVKMLETPEDARQIHAVCLGCNVVLVGTSFVGMEIASYLIDKASSITVIGSSEMPYQNTLGREIGKVTMSMLSEKSVKFYMNDNVTEVRGADGKVKEVLLKSGKVIPADVLIVGIGIKPNSEFLQGSKIQMDSKNFVIVDKFMHTSAPDVYCGGDLSSFPLKMAKNRMINIGHWQMAQAHGRIAALNMMDKHTELRSVPFYWTVLLGKTIRYAGYGEGYTEIVMKGKFEDRKFLALYIKDDEVVAAASLNYDPAVSAVAERLVAGKIITKREAESDDLSWLQLS